The Manis javanica isolate MJ-LG chromosome 4, MJ_LKY, whole genome shotgun sequence genome contains a region encoding:
- the AFMID gene encoding kynurenine formamidase isoform X1: MESPREGPECEAPWKTMSNEELENQYTPSRWVVRLGAEEALRTYSQMGSEATKRARATRRSLLHIPYGEGHGETLDIYFPEGMSEAWPVCVFFHGGYWQSGSKDTSAFMVNPLTAQGVAVVIVAYDIAPKGTLDQMVDQVTRSIVFVQKLYPCNQGIYLCGHSAGAHLAAMMLLARWPNRGVTPNLRGVHGDRGPPGQPSPSPDVPDGLFLVSGIYDLEPILHTSHSAPLLMTLEVAQRNSPQWHLGATLTQPADPTCRVLVILGQHDSPEFHRQSREFYQTLCRGGWEASFEELRDVDHFEIIWNLTRKDYVLTQMILKTILQEF, translated from the exons ATGGAGTCCCCGCGCGAAGGTCCCGAGTGCGAGGCACCCTGGAAGACGATGTCCAACGAG GAGCTGGAGAATCAGTACACGCCCAGCAGATGGGTCGTCCGACTGGGAGCAGAGGAGGCCCTGAGGACCTATTCACAGATGGGAAGTGAGG CCACCAAGAGGGCCCGGGCCACCAGGAGGAGCCTGCTGCACATCCCCTATGGAGAGGGCCACGGTGAGACACTGGACATCTATTTTCCTGAGGGCATGTCTGAAG CCTGGCCTGTCTGTGTGTTTTTCCACGGAGGATACTGGCAGAGTGGAAG TAAAGATACATCAGCTTTCATGGTGAACCCACTGACAGCACAGGGGGTGGCCGTGGTGATAGTGGCTTACGACATTGCCCCCAAAG gcaccctggaccagatggtggACCAGGTGACCCGGAGCATCGTGTTTGTCCAGAAGTTGTATCCATGCAATCA GGGCATTTACCTGTGCGGACACTCAGCTGGGGCCCACTTGGCCGCCATGATGCTCCTGGCCCGCTGGCCCAACCGTGGAGTCACACCCAATCTCAGAGGTGTCCATGGGGACCGTGGCCCACCTGGGCAGCCTTCACCCTCCCCTGATGTGCCAGATG GCCTTTTCCTGGTAAGTGGGATCTATGACCTAGAGCCGATCCTGCACACCTCTCACAGCGCCCCTCTCCTCATGACCCT GGAGGTTGCTCAGAGGAACAGCCCACAGTGGCACCTGGGAGCGACCCTGACACAGCCCGCGGATCCCACGTGCCGTGTGCTGGTGATCCTGGGCCAACACGACTCCCCTGAATTCCACCGACAGTCCCGGGAGTTCTATCAG ACACTCTGCCGAGGCGGGTGGGAAGCCTCGTTTGAAGAACTCCGTGACGTGGATCACTTTGAAATCATTTGGAACCTGACCCGGAAGGACTATGTGCTCACCCAG
- the AFMID gene encoding kynurenine formamidase isoform X3 produces the protein MESPREGPECEAPWKTMSNEELENQYTPSRWVVRLGAEEALRTYSQMGSEATKRARATRRSLLHIPYGEGHGETLDIYFPEGMSEAWPVCVFFHGGYWQSGSKDTSAFMVNPLTAQGVAVVIVAYDIAPKGTLDQMVDQVTRSIVFVQKLYPCNQGIYLCGHSAGAHLAAMMLLARWPNRGVTPNLRGLFLVSGIYDLEPILHTSHSAPLLMTLEVAQRNSPQWHLGATLTQPADPTCRVLVILGQHDSPEFHRQSREFYQTLCRGGWEASFEELRDVDHFEIIWNLTRKDYVLTQMILKTILQEF, from the exons ATGGAGTCCCCGCGCGAAGGTCCCGAGTGCGAGGCACCCTGGAAGACGATGTCCAACGAG GAGCTGGAGAATCAGTACACGCCCAGCAGATGGGTCGTCCGACTGGGAGCAGAGGAGGCCCTGAGGACCTATTCACAGATGGGAAGTGAGG CCACCAAGAGGGCCCGGGCCACCAGGAGGAGCCTGCTGCACATCCCCTATGGAGAGGGCCACGGTGAGACACTGGACATCTATTTTCCTGAGGGCATGTCTGAAG CCTGGCCTGTCTGTGTGTTTTTCCACGGAGGATACTGGCAGAGTGGAAG TAAAGATACATCAGCTTTCATGGTGAACCCACTGACAGCACAGGGGGTGGCCGTGGTGATAGTGGCTTACGACATTGCCCCCAAAG gcaccctggaccagatggtggACCAGGTGACCCGGAGCATCGTGTTTGTCCAGAAGTTGTATCCATGCAATCA GGGCATTTACCTGTGCGGACACTCAGCTGGGGCCCACTTGGCCGCCATGATGCTCCTGGCCCGCTGGCCCAACCGTGGAGTCACACCCAATCTCAGAG GCCTTTTCCTGGTAAGTGGGATCTATGACCTAGAGCCGATCCTGCACACCTCTCACAGCGCCCCTCTCCTCATGACCCT GGAGGTTGCTCAGAGGAACAGCCCACAGTGGCACCTGGGAGCGACCCTGACACAGCCCGCGGATCCCACGTGCCGTGTGCTGGTGATCCTGGGCCAACACGACTCCCCTGAATTCCACCGACAGTCCCGGGAGTTCTATCAG ACACTCTGCCGAGGCGGGTGGGAAGCCTCGTTTGAAGAACTCCGTGACGTGGATCACTTTGAAATCATTTGGAACCTGACCCGGAAGGACTATGTGCTCACCCAG
- the AFMID gene encoding kynurenine formamidase isoform X5, producing the protein MKSPADPGNLHKGRRRRKHVLLAATKRARATRRSLLHIPYGEGHGETLDIYFPEGMSEAWPVCVFFHGGYWQSGSKDTSAFMVNPLTAQGVAVVIVAYDIAPKGTLDQMVDQVTRSIVFVQKLYPCNQGIYLCGHSAGAHLAAMMLLARWPNRGVTPNLRGVHGDRGPPGQPSPSPDVPDGLFLVSGIYDLEPILHTSHSAPLLMTLEVAQRNSPQWHLGATLTQPADPTCRVLVILGQHDSPEFHRQSREFYQTLCRGGWEASFEELRDVDHFEIIWNLTRKDYVLTQMILKTILQEF; encoded by the exons ATGAAGTCTCCTGCCGACCCAGGAAACCTCCACAAAGGTAGAAGACGCAGGAAACACGTTTTATTA GCAGCCACCAAGAGGGCCCGGGCCACCAGGAGGAGCCTGCTGCACATCCCCTATGGAGAGGGCCACGGTGAGACACTGGACATCTATTTTCCTGAGGGCATGTCTGAAG CCTGGCCTGTCTGTGTGTTTTTCCACGGAGGATACTGGCAGAGTGGAAG TAAAGATACATCAGCTTTCATGGTGAACCCACTGACAGCACAGGGGGTGGCCGTGGTGATAGTGGCTTACGACATTGCCCCCAAAG gcaccctggaccagatggtggACCAGGTGACCCGGAGCATCGTGTTTGTCCAGAAGTTGTATCCATGCAATCA GGGCATTTACCTGTGCGGACACTCAGCTGGGGCCCACTTGGCCGCCATGATGCTCCTGGCCCGCTGGCCCAACCGTGGAGTCACACCCAATCTCAGAGGTGTCCATGGGGACCGTGGCCCACCTGGGCAGCCTTCACCCTCCCCTGATGTGCCAGATG GCCTTTTCCTGGTAAGTGGGATCTATGACCTAGAGCCGATCCTGCACACCTCTCACAGCGCCCCTCTCCTCATGACCCT GGAGGTTGCTCAGAGGAACAGCCCACAGTGGCACCTGGGAGCGACCCTGACACAGCCCGCGGATCCCACGTGCCGTGTGCTGGTGATCCTGGGCCAACACGACTCCCCTGAATTCCACCGACAGTCCCGGGAGTTCTATCAG ACACTCTGCCGAGGCGGGTGGGAAGCCTCGTTTGAAGAACTCCGTGACGTGGATCACTTTGAAATCATTTGGAACCTGACCCGGAAGGACTATGTGCTCACCCAG
- the AFMID gene encoding kynurenine formamidase isoform X4 translates to MESPREGPECEAPWKTMSNEELENQYTPSRWVVRLGAEEALRTYSQMGSEATKRARATRRSLLHIPYGEGHGETLDIYFPEGMSEAWPVCVFFHGGYWQSGRHPGPDGGPGDPEHRVCPEVVSMQSVGIAADFPLIRRSWAGGAVDSAQLPFWGIYLCGHSAGAHLAAMMLLARWPNRGVTPNLRGLFLVSGIYDLEPILHTSHSAPLLMTLEVAQRNSPQWHLGATLTQPADPTCRVLVILGQHDSPEFHRQSREFYQTLCRGGWEASFEELRDVDHFEIIWNLTRKDYVLTQMILKTILQEF, encoded by the exons ATGGAGTCCCCGCGCGAAGGTCCCGAGTGCGAGGCACCCTGGAAGACGATGTCCAACGAG GAGCTGGAGAATCAGTACACGCCCAGCAGATGGGTCGTCCGACTGGGAGCAGAGGAGGCCCTGAGGACCTATTCACAGATGGGAAGTGAGG CCACCAAGAGGGCCCGGGCCACCAGGAGGAGCCTGCTGCACATCCCCTATGGAGAGGGCCACGGTGAGACACTGGACATCTATTTTCCTGAGGGCATGTCTGAAG CCTGGCCTGTCTGTGTGTTTTTCCACGGAGGATACTGGCAGAGTGGAAG gcaccctggaccagatggtggACCAGGTGACCCGGAGCATCGTGTTTGTCCAGAAGTTGTATCCATGCAATCAGTGGGTATCGCTGCAGATTTTCCTCTCATCAGGCGAagctgggctgggggagcagTGGATTCAGCCCAGCTGCCCTTCTG GGGCATTTACCTGTGCGGACACTCAGCTGGGGCCCACTTGGCCGCCATGATGCTCCTGGCCCGCTGGCCCAACCGTGGAGTCACACCCAATCTCAGAG GCCTTTTCCTGGTAAGTGGGATCTATGACCTAGAGCCGATCCTGCACACCTCTCACAGCGCCCCTCTCCTCATGACCCT GGAGGTTGCTCAGAGGAACAGCCCACAGTGGCACCTGGGAGCGACCCTGACACAGCCCGCGGATCCCACGTGCCGTGTGCTGGTGATCCTGGGCCAACACGACTCCCCTGAATTCCACCGACAGTCCCGGGAGTTCTATCAG ACACTCTGCCGAGGCGGGTGGGAAGCCTCGTTTGAAGAACTCCGTGACGTGGATCACTTTGAAATCATTTGGAACCTGACCCGGAAGGACTATGTGCTCACCCAG
- the AFMID gene encoding kynurenine formamidase isoform X7: protein MKSPADPGNLHKGRRRRKHVLLPPRGPGPPGGACCTSPMERATVRHWTSIFLRACLKPGLSVCFSTEDTGRVEGTLDQMVDQVTRSIVFVQKLYPCNQGIYLCGHSAGAHLAAMMLLARWPNRGVTPNLRGVHGDRGPPGQPSPSPDVPDGLFLVSGIYDLEPILHTSHSAPLLMTLEVAQRNSPQWHLGATLTQPADPTCRVLVILGQHDSPEFHRQSREFYQTLCRGGWEASFEELRDVDHFEIIWNLTRKDYVLTQMILKTILQEF, encoded by the exons ATGAAGTCTCCTGCCGACCCAGGAAACCTCCACAAAGGTAGAAGACGCAGGAAACACGTTTTATTA CCACCAAGAGGGCCCGGGCCACCAGGAGGAGCCTGCTGCACATCCCCTATGGAGAGGGCCACGGTGAGACACTGGACATCTATTTTCCTGAGGGCATGTCTGAAG CCTGGCCTGTCTGTGTGTTTTTCCACGGAGGATACTGGCAGAGTGGAAG gcaccctggaccagatggtggACCAGGTGACCCGGAGCATCGTGTTTGTCCAGAAGTTGTATCCATGCAATCA GGGCATTTACCTGTGCGGACACTCAGCTGGGGCCCACTTGGCCGCCATGATGCTCCTGGCCCGCTGGCCCAACCGTGGAGTCACACCCAATCTCAGAGGTGTCCATGGGGACCGTGGCCCACCTGGGCAGCCTTCACCCTCCCCTGATGTGCCAGATG GCCTTTTCCTGGTAAGTGGGATCTATGACCTAGAGCCGATCCTGCACACCTCTCACAGCGCCCCTCTCCTCATGACCCT GGAGGTTGCTCAGAGGAACAGCCCACAGTGGCACCTGGGAGCGACCCTGACACAGCCCGCGGATCCCACGTGCCGTGTGCTGGTGATCCTGGGCCAACACGACTCCCCTGAATTCCACCGACAGTCCCGGGAGTTCTATCAG ACACTCTGCCGAGGCGGGTGGGAAGCCTCGTTTGAAGAACTCCGTGACGTGGATCACTTTGAAATCATTTGGAACCTGACCCGGAAGGACTATGTGCTCACCCAG
- the AFMID gene encoding kynurenine formamidase isoform X8, giving the protein MESPREGPECEAPWKTMSNEPPRGPGPPGGACCTSPMERATVRHWTSIFLRACLKPGLSVCFSTEDTGRVEGTLDQMVDQVTRSIVFVQKLYPCNQGIYLCGHSAGAHLAAMMLLARWPNRGVTPNLRGVHGDRGPPGQPSPSPDVPDGLFLVSGIYDLEPILHTSHSAPLLMTLEVAQRNSPQWHLGATLTQPADPTCRVLVILGQHDSPEFHRQSREFYQTLCRGGWEASFEELRDVDHFEIIWNLTRKDYVLTQMILKTILQEF; this is encoded by the exons ATGGAGTCCCCGCGCGAAGGTCCCGAGTGCGAGGCACCCTGGAAGACGATGTCCAACGAG CCACCAAGAGGGCCCGGGCCACCAGGAGGAGCCTGCTGCACATCCCCTATGGAGAGGGCCACGGTGAGACACTGGACATCTATTTTCCTGAGGGCATGTCTGAAG CCTGGCCTGTCTGTGTGTTTTTCCACGGAGGATACTGGCAGAGTGGAAG gcaccctggaccagatggtggACCAGGTGACCCGGAGCATCGTGTTTGTCCAGAAGTTGTATCCATGCAATCA GGGCATTTACCTGTGCGGACACTCAGCTGGGGCCCACTTGGCCGCCATGATGCTCCTGGCCCGCTGGCCCAACCGTGGAGTCACACCCAATCTCAGAGGTGTCCATGGGGACCGTGGCCCACCTGGGCAGCCTTCACCCTCCCCTGATGTGCCAGATG GCCTTTTCCTGGTAAGTGGGATCTATGACCTAGAGCCGATCCTGCACACCTCTCACAGCGCCCCTCTCCTCATGACCCT GGAGGTTGCTCAGAGGAACAGCCCACAGTGGCACCTGGGAGCGACCCTGACACAGCCCGCGGATCCCACGTGCCGTGTGCTGGTGATCCTGGGCCAACACGACTCCCCTGAATTCCACCGACAGTCCCGGGAGTTCTATCAG ACACTCTGCCGAGGCGGGTGGGAAGCCTCGTTTGAAGAACTCCGTGACGTGGATCACTTTGAAATCATTTGGAACCTGACCCGGAAGGACTATGTGCTCACCCAG
- the AFMID gene encoding kynurenine formamidase isoform X2, with the protein MESPREGPECEAPWKTMSNEELENQYTPSRWVVRLGAEEALRTYSQMGSEATKRARATRRSLLHIPYGEGHGETLDIYFPEGMSEAWPVCVFFHGGYWQSGRHPGPDGGPGDPEHRVCPEVVSMQSVGIAADFPLIRRSWAGGAVDSAQLPFWGIYLCGHSAGAHLAAMMLLARWPNRGVTPNLRGVHGDRGPPGQPSPSPDVPDGLFLVSGIYDLEPILHTSHSAPLLMTLEVAQRNSPQWHLGATLTQPADPTCRVLVILGQHDSPEFHRQSREFYQTLCRGGWEASFEELRDVDHFEIIWNLTRKDYVLTQMILKTILQEF; encoded by the exons ATGGAGTCCCCGCGCGAAGGTCCCGAGTGCGAGGCACCCTGGAAGACGATGTCCAACGAG GAGCTGGAGAATCAGTACACGCCCAGCAGATGGGTCGTCCGACTGGGAGCAGAGGAGGCCCTGAGGACCTATTCACAGATGGGAAGTGAGG CCACCAAGAGGGCCCGGGCCACCAGGAGGAGCCTGCTGCACATCCCCTATGGAGAGGGCCACGGTGAGACACTGGACATCTATTTTCCTGAGGGCATGTCTGAAG CCTGGCCTGTCTGTGTGTTTTTCCACGGAGGATACTGGCAGAGTGGAAG gcaccctggaccagatggtggACCAGGTGACCCGGAGCATCGTGTTTGTCCAGAAGTTGTATCCATGCAATCAGTGGGTATCGCTGCAGATTTTCCTCTCATCAGGCGAagctgggctgggggagcagTGGATTCAGCCCAGCTGCCCTTCTG GGGCATTTACCTGTGCGGACACTCAGCTGGGGCCCACTTGGCCGCCATGATGCTCCTGGCCCGCTGGCCCAACCGTGGAGTCACACCCAATCTCAGAGGTGTCCATGGGGACCGTGGCCCACCTGGGCAGCCTTCACCCTCCCCTGATGTGCCAGATG GCCTTTTCCTGGTAAGTGGGATCTATGACCTAGAGCCGATCCTGCACACCTCTCACAGCGCCCCTCTCCTCATGACCCT GGAGGTTGCTCAGAGGAACAGCCCACAGTGGCACCTGGGAGCGACCCTGACACAGCCCGCGGATCCCACGTGCCGTGTGCTGGTGATCCTGGGCCAACACGACTCCCCTGAATTCCACCGACAGTCCCGGGAGTTCTATCAG ACACTCTGCCGAGGCGGGTGGGAAGCCTCGTTTGAAGAACTCCGTGACGTGGATCACTTTGAAATCATTTGGAACCTGACCCGGAAGGACTATGTGCTCACCCAG
- the AFMID gene encoding kynurenine formamidase isoform X6 — protein MESPREGPECEAPWKTMSNEAATKRARATRRSLLHIPYGEGHGETLDIYFPEGMSEAWPVCVFFHGGYWQSGSKDTSAFMVNPLTAQGVAVVIVAYDIAPKGTLDQMVDQVTRSIVFVQKLYPCNQGIYLCGHSAGAHLAAMMLLARWPNRGVTPNLRGVHGDRGPPGQPSPSPDVPDGLFLVSGIYDLEPILHTSHSAPLLMTLEVAQRNSPQWHLGATLTQPADPTCRVLVILGQHDSPEFHRQSREFYQTLCRGGWEASFEELRDVDHFEIIWNLTRKDYVLTQMILKTILQEF, from the exons ATGGAGTCCCCGCGCGAAGGTCCCGAGTGCGAGGCACCCTGGAAGACGATGTCCAACGAG GCAGCCACCAAGAGGGCCCGGGCCACCAGGAGGAGCCTGCTGCACATCCCCTATGGAGAGGGCCACGGTGAGACACTGGACATCTATTTTCCTGAGGGCATGTCTGAAG CCTGGCCTGTCTGTGTGTTTTTCCACGGAGGATACTGGCAGAGTGGAAG TAAAGATACATCAGCTTTCATGGTGAACCCACTGACAGCACAGGGGGTGGCCGTGGTGATAGTGGCTTACGACATTGCCCCCAAAG gcaccctggaccagatggtggACCAGGTGACCCGGAGCATCGTGTTTGTCCAGAAGTTGTATCCATGCAATCA GGGCATTTACCTGTGCGGACACTCAGCTGGGGCCCACTTGGCCGCCATGATGCTCCTGGCCCGCTGGCCCAACCGTGGAGTCACACCCAATCTCAGAGGTGTCCATGGGGACCGTGGCCCACCTGGGCAGCCTTCACCCTCCCCTGATGTGCCAGATG GCCTTTTCCTGGTAAGTGGGATCTATGACCTAGAGCCGATCCTGCACACCTCTCACAGCGCCCCTCTCCTCATGACCCT GGAGGTTGCTCAGAGGAACAGCCCACAGTGGCACCTGGGAGCGACCCTGACACAGCCCGCGGATCCCACGTGCCGTGTGCTGGTGATCCTGGGCCAACACGACTCCCCTGAATTCCACCGACAGTCCCGGGAGTTCTATCAG ACACTCTGCCGAGGCGGGTGGGAAGCCTCGTTTGAAGAACTCCGTGACGTGGATCACTTTGAAATCATTTGGAACCTGACCCGGAAGGACTATGTGCTCACCCAG